One genomic segment of Bombina bombina isolate aBomBom1 chromosome 4, aBomBom1.pri, whole genome shotgun sequence includes these proteins:
- the TBXT gene encoding T-box transcription factor T: MSLSVAESCGKNVQYRVDHLLSAVENELQAGSEKGDPTERELKVTLEERELWMRFKELTNEMIVTKNGRRMFPVLKVSVSGLDPNAMYSFLLDFVAADNHRWKYVNGEWVPGGKPEPQTPSCVYIHPDSPNFGAHWMKDAVSFSKVKLTNKMNGGGQIMLNSLHKYEPRIHIVRVGGPQRMITSHSFPETQFIAVTAYQNEEITALKIKHNPFAKAFLDAKERNDHKELLDDGIDGQHTGYSQLGGWLIPGSGSLCSSGNPHSQFGTPLSLSSPHGCERYSSLRNHRSAPYPNPYSHRNSSSTSLADNSTACLSMLQSHDNWSSLQMQTHNGILPMSHSGASTNSSQYTSLWSVSNNTLTPVSQSGGIPNGIGSQYLRGSTAHYSSISHAVPSPSPASPLYDHGTATDLAESQYDVTSHTRLSSPWATVTPPSM; this comes from the exons ATGAGTTTAAGTGTAGCAGAAAGCTGTGGAAAGAATGTACAATACAGGGTAGACCATCTTCTCAGTGCTGTGGAAAATGAGCTTCAAGCTGGAAGTGAGAAGGGGGACCCCACAGAAAGAGAACTGAAGGTAACATTGGAGGAGCGTGAGCTGTGGATGAGATTCAAGGAGCTAACAAATGAAATGATTGTAACCAAGAATGGAAG gaGAATGTTTCCTGTTTTGAAGGTCAGTGTGTCTGGTCTAGATCCCAACGCCATGTACTCTTTTCTGTTGGACTTTGTGGCAGCTGACAATCACCGTTGGAAATATGTAAATGGTGAATGGGTACCAGGGGGCAAACCCGAACCTCAGACGCCAAGCTGTGTTTACATTCATCCAGATTCACCAAATTTTGGAGCCCATTGGATGAAAGATGCTGTCTCCTTCAGTAAAGTGAAGCTCACTAACAAAATGAATGGCGGGGGACAG attatgtTAAACTCCTTGCATAAGTATGAGCCAAGAATCCATATTGTTCGGGTGGGAGGACCACAAAGAATGATCACTAGCCATTCCTTTCCTGAGACACAATTCATAGCAGTAACTGCTTATCAGAATGAAGAG attaCAGCACTTAAAATTAAGCACAATCCATTTGCGAAGGCATTTCTTGATGCAAAAGAAAG AAATGATCACAAAGAGCTACTGGATGATGGAATAGATGGTCAACATACAGGTTACTCACAAT tAGGTGGCTGGCTGATTCCTGGATCAGGATCATTATGTTCCTCTGGTAACCCTCACTCTCAGTTTGGAACACCTCTATCACTTTCATCTCCTCATGGGTGTGAGCGATATTCATCTTTGAGGAATCACCGTTCTGCACCTTACCCCAACCCATACTCCCACAGGAACAGTTCTTCAA caagttTAGCAGATAATTCAACTGCCTGCCTTTCTATGCTTCAATCCCATGACAATTGGTCCAGTCTTCAAATGCAAACTCACAATGGAATTTTACCAATGAGCCACAGTGGTGCATCTACTAATTCAAG CCAATATACCAGCCTATGGTCTGTAAGTAACAACACACTTACACCAGTGTCTCAGTCTGGAGGGATTCCTAATGGAATAGGATCACAGTACCTGAGAGGTTCCACAGCTCACTACAGTTCTATTTCCCATGCTGTACCTTCGCCATCTCCTGCGTCCCCATTATATGACCACGGAACAGCAACAGACCTTGCAGAAAGCCAGTACGACGTTACATCACATACTAGACTATCTTCACCATGGGCAACAGTCACACCTCCATCTATGTAA